One segment of Urocitellus parryii isolate mUroPar1 chromosome 5, mUroPar1.hap1, whole genome shotgun sequence DNA contains the following:
- the Myl6 gene encoding myosin light polypeptide 6 isoform X2, which produces MCDFTEDQTAEFKEAFQLFDRTGDGKILYSQCGDVMRALGQNPTNAEVLKVLGNPKSDEMNVKVLDFEHFLPMLQTVAKNKDQGTYEDYVEGLRVFDKEGNGTVMGAEIRHVLVTLGEKMTEEEVEMLVAGHEDSNGCINYEELVRMVLNG; this is translated from the exons AATTCAAGGAGGCCTTCCAGCTGTTTGACCGAACAGGTGATGGCAAGATCCTGTACAGCCAGTGTGGGGATGTGATGAGGGCTCTGGGCCAGAACCCCACCAACGCCGAGGTTCTCAAGGTCCTGGGGAACCCCAAGAGTGATG AGATGAATGTAAAGGTGCTGGACTTTGAGCACTTCTTGCCCATGCTGCAGACTGTAGCCAAGAACAAGGACCAGGGAACCTATGAAGATTATGTTGAAGGTCTTCGGGTGTTTGACAAGGAAGGGAATGGTACTGTCATGGGCGCTGAAATCCGTCATGTCCTTGTCACATTGG GTGAGAAGATGACAGAGGAAGAAGTGGAGATGCTGGTGGCGGGGCATGAGGACAGCAATGGTTGTATCAACTATGAAG AGCTTGTCCGGATGGTGCTGAATGGCTGA
- the Myl6 gene encoding myosin light polypeptide 6 isoform X1, which translates to MCDFTEDQTAEFKEAFQLFDRTGDGKILYSQCGDVMRALGQNPTNAEVLKVLGNPKSDEMNVKVLDFEHFLPMLQTVAKNKDQGTYEDYVEGLRVFDKEGNGTVMGAEIRHVLVTLGEKMTEEEVEMLVAGHEDSNGCINYEAFVRHILSG; encoded by the exons AATTCAAGGAGGCCTTCCAGCTGTTTGACCGAACAGGTGATGGCAAGATCCTGTACAGCCAGTGTGGGGATGTGATGAGGGCTCTGGGCCAGAACCCCACCAACGCCGAGGTTCTCAAGGTCCTGGGGAACCCCAAGAGTGATG AGATGAATGTAAAGGTGCTGGACTTTGAGCACTTCTTGCCCATGCTGCAGACTGTAGCCAAGAACAAGGACCAGGGAACCTATGAAGATTATGTTGAAGGTCTTCGGGTGTTTGACAAGGAAGGGAATGGTACTGTCATGGGCGCTGAAATCCGTCATGTCCTTGTCACATTGG GTGAGAAGATGACAGAGGAAGAAGTGGAGATGCTGGTGGCGGGGCATGAGGACAGCAATGGTTGTATCAACTATGAAG CGTTTGTGAGGCATATCCTGTCGGGGTGA
- the Myl6 gene encoding myosin light polypeptide 6 isoform X3: protein MRALGQNPTNAEVLKVLGNPKSDEMNVKVLDFEHFLPMLQTVAKNKDQGTYEDYVEGLRVFDKEGNGTVMGAEIRHVLVTLGEKMTEEEVEMLVAGHEDSNGCINYEAFVRHILSG from the exons ATGAGGGCTCTGGGCCAGAACCCCACCAACGCCGAGGTTCTCAAGGTCCTGGGGAACCCCAAGAGTGATG AGATGAATGTAAAGGTGCTGGACTTTGAGCACTTCTTGCCCATGCTGCAGACTGTAGCCAAGAACAAGGACCAGGGAACCTATGAAGATTATGTTGAAGGTCTTCGGGTGTTTGACAAGGAAGGGAATGGTACTGTCATGGGCGCTGAAATCCGTCATGTCCTTGTCACATTGG GTGAGAAGATGACAGAGGAAGAAGTGGAGATGCTGGTGGCGGGGCATGAGGACAGCAATGGTTGTATCAACTATGAAG CGTTTGTGAGGCATATCCTGTCGGGGTGA